Proteins encoded by one window of Bacillota bacterium:
- a CDS encoding HNH endonuclease, translating into MLKPEEFDLSESRCLEKDEDYKGLVGMTLRKSVQKRTGIRDPFQRISHNFKIHYRSGIGWPKVRKETIRARGGRCEDCGSTEGLEVHHKVNPRINEDENLEVLCKHCHGKKHPYLNRG; encoded by the coding sequence GTGCTAAAACCTGAGGAGTTTGATTTATCGGAATCAAGATGTCTCGAAAAGGATGAGGACTACAAAGGACTCGTTGGCATGACGTTACGTAAATCAGTGCAGAAAAGAACAGGTATCAGAGATCCCTTTCAAAGAATTTCCCATAACTTTAAAATTCACTATCGCTCTGGTATTGGTTGGCCGAAGGTTAGAAAAGAGACAATTAGGGCACGCGGAGGTCGATGCGAAGACTGTGGCTCTACCGAAGGTTTAGAAGTACATCATAAAGTAAACCCTCGTATAAATGAGGACGAAAATTTAGAGGTTTTATGTAAACATTGTCATGGTAAGAAGCATCCCTACTTAAATCGTGGATAG
- a CDS encoding acyl-CoA dehydrogenase, with translation MSNLPKGGSFLLGQTNFQDIFTPEDFSDEHKLIFKTALGFVNDNVLSRMEELESKKEGLNRELLEAAGALGLNGTDIPEDYDGMEMDKISSNIIAECMGRGGSFAMTQGGQTGIGSMPIVMFGSHEQKKKYLPRIVTAEKIGAYALTEPEAGSDAMAIKTKAVLSEDGKYYVLNGTKQFITNAGFADIFIVYAKIDGDKFTAFIVDSDSEGFSTGPEESKMSIKGSSTRTVILEDVKVPVENVLFEIGRGHIVAFNILNLGRYKLAANALGNAKFALELAARYANDRKQFGSSISQLGMIKEKVAEIAIKIYVAESMIYRTGGMLENMLQSLDISGENGGQVAAKGIAEYAMECSMSKVFATEAQAYAVDEGVQIHGGYGVSSEYAIERLYRDARVYRIFEGTNEVNRVLIPINILRRMASEGFQFQESLQKLHWELSSGIPVRNGEADLVQAAKDIFLLTLSTGMQKYGKGLQEQQEILGRMADLAIQAFAMESAWLRAQKALSEDETGLKMAMAKAYINSTIGKLEHLAKETLGALAEGDELTNLLTDLQGLLRYTPLNTIDLRQKIATAVSENGGYVV, from the coding sequence ATGAGTAACTTACCCAAAGGCGGAAGTTTCCTTCTCGGGCAAACTAATTTCCAGGATATTTTTACACCCGAGGATTTTTCTGATGAGCATAAATTAATTTTCAAAACTGCTCTAGGCTTTGTTAATGATAATGTACTAAGTAGAATGGAAGAGTTGGAATCTAAAAAAGAAGGTTTGAACAGGGAACTGCTTGAGGCTGCCGGAGCATTGGGTCTTAATGGAACCGATATTCCAGAAGACTATGACGGAATGGAAATGGATAAAATTAGTTCCAATATCATCGCCGAATGTATGGGGCGGGGCGGTTCATTTGCCATGACCCAGGGTGGTCAAACCGGTATTGGCAGTATGCCAATTGTTATGTTTGGTAGCCATGAGCAAAAGAAAAAATATTTACCTAGAATAGTAACTGCCGAAAAAATTGGAGCTTATGCTTTGACTGAGCCAGAAGCCGGCTCAGACGCTATGGCTATCAAAACCAAGGCAGTTTTAAGTGAGGACGGCAAGTATTATGTTTTAAATGGAACTAAGCAGTTTATCACTAATGCCGGATTTGCCGATATATTCATAGTTTACGCTAAGATAGACGGTGATAAGTTTACTGCCTTTATTGTCGATTCGGATTCTGAAGGCTTCTCGACTGGACCTGAAGAATCTAAAATGAGTATTAAGGGGTCATCAACCAGAACCGTAATCCTCGAAGATGTGAAAGTGCCTGTGGAAAATGTATTATTTGAAATCGGCCGGGGGCATATTGTAGCTTTCAATATCTTGAATCTTGGCCGCTATAAATTAGCCGCCAATGCCTTAGGTAATGCTAAATTTGCTTTGGAACTGGCGGCCAGGTATGCTAATGATCGCAAGCAGTTTGGCAGTTCTATTTCCCAATTGGGTATGATTAAGGAAAAGGTGGCAGAAATCGCAATAAAAATCTATGTCGCTGAGAGCATGATTTACCGTACTGGGGGCATGTTGGAAAACATGCTGCAAAGTTTGGATATTTCAGGTGAGAATGGTGGACAAGTTGCTGCCAAAGGTATTGCCGAATATGCCATGGAGTGCTCAATGAGTAAGGTTTTTGCCACTGAAGCACAAGCCTACGCTGTAGATGAAGGGGTGCAGATCCATGGGGGGTATGGTGTAAGTTCTGAATATGCTATTGAAAGACTCTACAGAGACGCCAGAGTTTACCGGATTTTTGAAGGAACCAATGAAGTAAATCGTGTACTCATTCCTATTAATATACTGCGCCGTATGGCCAGTGAAGGTTTCCAATTTCAGGAATCGTTGCAAAAGTTGCATTGGGAACTCTCCTCCGGGATTCCTGTTAGAAATGGAGAAGCGGACCTAGTACAGGCTGCAAAGGATATTTTCTTACTGACATTGTCTACCGGAATGCAAAAGTATGGGAAAGGTTTGCAGGAGCAGCAGGAAATATTAGGCAGGATGGCTGATCTGGCTATCCAGGCTTTTGCTATGGAAAGCGCTTGGTTGCGCGCACAAAAGGCATTAAGCGAAGATGAAACAGGGCTTAAAATGGCTATGGCTAAAGCGTACATTAATTCTACCATTGGCAAATTAGAACATTTAGCTAAAGAGACTTTAGGAGCCCTTGCCGAGGGCGATGAATTGACAAACCTTTTAACAGATTTGCAGGGGTTGTTACGTTATACACCTCTTAATACTATAGATCTTCGACAAAAAATCGCAACAGCAGTTTCGGAAAACGGTGGGTATGTAGTTTAG
- a CDS encoding AAA family ATPase, whose product MVSEPKKVDHDQQVSFEEKVSNPLTQLDLEVVINHSYDVIFVTDGLGNVIFANTVTKKLLGVSLEKIIGSNVKDLLEKGVYNWSPTLKALEKRTVVTGLLESWHGIKQMVTSTPLMDENGDVVMVITNSRHKKLVDKYIEAIKKEKATADRYKTAVTYLSEKDLKQNLPVAKSQQMREIMAASQIIAKTDSTVVLIGESGTGKEVMAKYIHGNSLRAKEPFIPVNCAAIPQELMESEFFGYVRGAFTGASTQGKPGLFEIADKGTLFLDEISELPLSMQSKLLRVLETGEIQRLGSTTMCQTNVRLIAATNRDLKEMINQKTFRSDLYYRLNVIPIHLPPLRERPDDILALANKFLEELNRKYAFEKNLTTHAIAKLLEYSWPGNVRELRNVIERLVITSAGDDLYFGDNYLENNKICLDNENSLTGKNSIYKGTLKSVLKAVEMKYIKQVLAECDGRVGEAANRLGIHRTVLYRKTRDEQFNKVNLGF is encoded by the coding sequence ATGGTTTCTGAACCTAAAAAGGTGGATCACGATCAACAAGTCTCTTTTGAGGAGAAAGTAAGCAATCCCCTTACCCAGCTAGATTTAGAAGTAGTTATCAATCATTCCTATGATGTTATATTCGTAACCGATGGGTTAGGCAACGTAATTTTTGCCAATACGGTGACAAAGAAACTATTAGGCGTTAGTCTTGAGAAAATTATTGGTAGTAATGTAAAAGACTTGCTTGAAAAAGGGGTATATAACTGGTCCCCTACCTTAAAAGCTCTGGAAAAACGCACTGTGGTAACAGGGTTACTGGAAAGTTGGCATGGGATTAAACAAATGGTTACCAGCACTCCATTAATGGACGAAAATGGTGACGTTGTTATGGTTATTACTAACTCACGCCATAAAAAACTAGTTGATAAGTACATTGAGGCCATAAAAAAAGAAAAGGCAACAGCTGATCGTTATAAAACGGCAGTGACGTATTTAAGTGAGAAGGATTTGAAACAGAATTTACCGGTGGCCAAGAGTCAGCAAATGCGTGAAATTATGGCAGCCAGTCAGATTATAGCAAAAACTGACAGCACTGTTGTGCTGATTGGAGAATCAGGGACCGGTAAAGAAGTTATGGCAAAATATATACACGGAAATAGTCTTCGGGCAAAAGAACCGTTTATCCCGGTGAACTGTGCAGCCATTCCCCAAGAATTGATGGAGTCGGAATTTTTCGGTTATGTACGTGGGGCCTTTACTGGCGCAAGTACGCAAGGAAAACCCGGGTTGTTTGAGATAGCGGATAAAGGGACGTTATTTCTGGACGAAATCAGCGAATTGCCATTATCAATGCAGTCTAAATTACTACGAGTCCTGGAAACTGGGGAAATACAAAGATTAGGCAGTACAACAATGTGTCAAACTAATGTTCGACTGATTGCAGCAACCAATAGAGATTTAAAAGAAATGATCAATCAGAAAACGTTTAGGAGCGATTTATACTACAGGCTTAACGTAATCCCCATACATTTACCGCCGCTGAGAGAAAGACCTGACGATATTCTGGCCCTTGCGAATAAATTCTTAGAAGAATTAAACAGGAAATATGCATTTGAGAAAAACCTAACCACACATGCGATCGCAAAACTGCTGGAATATAGCTGGCCGGGCAATGTCCGGGAACTACGTAATGTCATAGAGAGGCTGGTTATTACGTCAGCTGGTGATGATTTGTATTTCGGGGACAATTATCTGGAAAACAACAAAATTTGTTTAGATAATGAAAATAGCCTGACAGGAAAGAACTCGATATACAAAGGAACCTTAAAAAGTGTTTTGAAAGCCGTGGAAATGAAGTATATCAAACAAGTACTAGCTGAATGTGATGGACGGGTAGGTGAAGCTGCTAACAGGTTGGGAATCCATCGCACTGTTTTGTATAGAAAGACAAGAGATGAACAATTTAATAAGGTTAATCTCGGATTTTGA
- a CDS encoding thiolase family protein, with protein MYSKAFIPYGAYYSSPFARWQGSLQNEHAIELAAATAKKWLETKSIDPKIFDYLYLGKTVGQKNTFYSAPWAAGLIGATDIPGLHVPQACSTSTTCLGLAATNIEAGIFENAFCLMADRCSNGPHTVWPNPMGPGGEVISENWNLDNMNKDPYAGKPMYMTAENVARKSGWITKEDCDEITLRRYEQYMDALADDRAFQKRYMFPVEYKKTKKKTALLEADEGVTSTTKEGMAKLKPIIDGGVHTFASQTHPADGNCGIIVCTKEKASEFSSDNSIEIQAVSYGFARTEKAHMPAAPLPAAKMALERAGISIDDIKALKTHNPFATNDLFLAREINYDVLKINNYGSSLIYGHPQGPTTGRGIIELIEELVILGGGYGLLTGCAAGDTGAALVVRVS; from the coding sequence ATGTATTCTAAAGCGTTCATTCCTTATGGTGCATACTATAGTTCGCCCTTTGCCCGCTGGCAAGGGAGTTTGCAAAATGAACATGCTATTGAACTTGCGGCGGCAACCGCAAAAAAGTGGTTGGAAACAAAGAGTATAGATCCAAAGATATTTGATTACTTGTATTTAGGTAAAACTGTTGGGCAGAAGAATACATTTTACTCTGCTCCTTGGGCGGCCGGTCTCATTGGTGCTACTGATATTCCCGGCCTGCATGTTCCTCAGGCATGCTCAACGTCCACGACTTGTCTAGGTTTGGCGGCGACGAATATTGAAGCAGGTATTTTTGAAAACGCATTTTGCCTGATGGCGGATCGTTGCTCTAATGGCCCACATACTGTTTGGCCCAATCCTATGGGGCCTGGTGGTGAAGTAATTTCGGAAAACTGGAACTTGGACAATATGAACAAAGACCCATATGCGGGGAAGCCAATGTACATGACGGCGGAGAATGTAGCGAGAAAGTCCGGTTGGATTACTAAAGAAGACTGTGATGAGATTACGCTAAGACGTTATGAACAATACATGGATGCTCTGGCTGATGACCGGGCGTTTCAGAAACGTTACATGTTTCCGGTGGAATATAAAAAGACTAAAAAGAAAACTGCATTACTCGAAGCAGATGAGGGCGTGACCTCTACAACTAAAGAAGGAATGGCTAAATTGAAACCTATTATTGATGGAGGAGTTCATACATTTGCTTCTCAAACCCACCCTGCTGATGGTAATTGTGGAATTATTGTTTGTACCAAGGAAAAAGCAAGTGAATTTAGTTCAGATAACAGTATAGAGATACAAGCTGTTTCCTATGGTTTTGCCCGTACCGAAAAGGCTCATATGCCGGCGGCTCCACTCCCAGCGGCAAAAATGGCTTTGGAAAGGGCAGGGATTAGTATTGATGACATTAAGGCTTTAAAGACTCATAATCCATTTGCGACCAATGATCTATTTCTTGCCAGAGAAATCAATTATGATGTTTTGAAAATTAATAATTACGGTAGCTCTCTTATTTACGGGCATCCCCAGGGACCTACTACCGGTCGAGGAATTATTGAGCTGATTGAAGAGTTGGTTATCCTTGGTGGTGGCTATGGTTTGCTTACCGGATGTGCAGCCGGAGATACCGGTGCAGCCTTGGTTGTTAGAGTGTCTTAA